A window of Bacillus sp. DX3.1 genomic DNA:
GGTCATTATTTCGTAAAAGAAATCGGTAAAGAGATGGAAATTCATCGCTACTGGCAACCGTATTTCAATGCTTCAAGTGCAACGAAAGAAGAGCACATTCAAGCGATTCGCGACGTATTATATGATTCTGTAAAAGTGCATATGCGTAGTGACGTACCAGTAGGCTCATTCTTATCTGGTGGTATTGATTCTTCGATTATCGCGTCTATCGCAAGAGAGATGAATCCAAATCTTCTAACATTCTCTGTTGGTTTTGAACGCCGCGGCTTCAGTGAAGTTGATGTAGCAAAAGAAACAGCAGAAAAGTTAGGTGTAACAAACCATAGTGTCTTCATTACAGCGAAAGAATTCATGAATGAATTTCCGAAAATTATGTGGCATATGGATGATCCTTTAGCTGACCCAGCTGCTGTGCCATTATACTTTGTTGCGAAAGAAGCACGTAAGTATGTAACGGTTGTTCTTTCAGGTGAAGGTGCGGACGAGCTGTTTGGTGGATATAATATTTATCGTGAGCCAAACTCTCTAAAAATGTTCTCTTACATTCCTACGCCAGGGAAGAGCGTCTTAAAAGCATTAAGCGGCGCTTTAAAAGAAGGATTTAAAGGAAAAAGCTTCTTAGAGCGTGGATGTACACCAATTGAAGAGCGTTACTATGGAAATGCGAAAATCTTCCGTGAAGAAGAAAAAGCAGAATTAATGAAATACTACAATGAAAGTGTTAACTATATGGATATCACGAAGCCATTGTATAACGAAATTAAAGATTACGATGATGTAAGCAAAATGCAATACATCGATATGTTCACATGGCTGCGCGGCGACATTTTATTAAAAGCTGATAAAATGACGATGGCGAACTCATTAGAACTTCGTGTACCATTCTTAGATAAAGAAGTTTTCGATGTTGCGTCTAAAATCCCAACAGAATTAAAAATCGCAAATGGAACAACAAAAGCAATTTTACGTGAAGCAGTGCGCGGAATCGTTCCAGATCACGTGTTAGATCGTAAAAAGCTAGGATTCCCAGTACCAATTCGTCATTGGTTAAAAGA
This region includes:
- the asnB gene encoding asparagine synthase (glutamine-hydrolyzing) produces the protein MCGFVGCLCENPREFSAEEKHQFENMNTIIFHRGPDDEGYFRDEHVQFGFRRLSIIDLEAGHQPLTYENDRYVIIFNGEIYNYVELREMLLEKGATFATQSDTEVIIALYAHMKEKCVDYLRGMFAFMIWDREEKKLFGARDHFGIKPLYIAQQGDTTFFASEKKSIMHVMQDKGVNPTSLQHYFTYQYGPEPETLTVDINKIEPGHYFVKEIGKEMEIHRYWQPYFNASSATKEEHIQAIRDVLYDSVKVHMRSDVPVGSFLSGGIDSSIIASIAREMNPNLLTFSVGFERRGFSEVDVAKETAEKLGVTNHSVFITAKEFMNEFPKIMWHMDDPLADPAAVPLYFVAKEARKYVTVVLSGEGADELFGGYNIYREPNSLKMFSYIPTPGKSVLKALSGALKEGFKGKSFLERGCTPIEERYYGNAKIFREEEKAELMKYYNESVNYMDITKPLYNEIKDYDDVSKMQYIDMFTWLRGDILLKADKMTMANSLELRVPFLDKEVFDVASKIPTELKIANGTTKAILREAVRGIVPDHVLDRKKLGFPVPIRHWLKDEMHDWATNIIKESKTEHLIDKQYVLDLLEAHCADKGDYSRKIWTVLAFMVWHQIYVEHKYDTNEFHEETKRAYSLV